The DNA segment CTTGCatcaaacagaaaattaaaaataaaaattgttaaCAATACATTAGCAACATCTTCaagtgaaatgtattttatgctgCTCCTGGAAGTGGGTTTTCTTAGCTGTAATCGTGTCTGGGATGTAGCAGCGTGACTGCTGTTGGATAGCTGTTTATTGTGCTTGTCCactgtttttgtatgaaaacacaataatcccttcctaaaacatgtttacaagaTTTGGTATAGTCCTGCTGAGGTTATCTGTGAAAATGCAAAGCGATAGTGCTGGGTTAAGCAATAATGTGTGGCGGGTCATCCTATATTTTTAAAGTCATCCGGATGGCTGTTATAACTTGGTCCCAGGGCCAGACCATAAACATGTATGCCCTTAaaggatgtttattttttacttcaatatgaaaataatctacagatttattaacagtttttaaCACTAGATGATGTGCAAATTGAGAGACTTCAAAATTCACCAAAGACATCACACTGAAACAGGAAACACTAAATAATCAGTTTCACAAGCTCTGATGTGTATGAGgtcattaaattaaaagacagaTGACACTTGACTGGTATTTCTCGATTTTGCGCCCCCTTGTTTACACTCCCCATCCCACCATGTCTGTCTTGACTCCCTCTGCTCACATCTCAATTGGGAAGTACCAAAACTCAAGAGGAGGATGCGAGGAAAGGACTGAATGAtgtacaaactgtaaaaatgagcAGAGAGTTATTCTGCATATTCTTAGTTAGGTTCAGCAGACTAGATGCAGCAGTGGCATATTGCTgccctctatttttttttaatagtccAGTATTGTGCAGATATTCTAATGGTTTACTCATCATATTACAAAACATGCAACTATTATTCAAAGAGGGCCAGGGGCCTCAttgatgtcacttttctttgtCCTGTGTAGTGAGCAGCTGATGCAGCTGTACTGCGCCCGCCAGAGGAGGAGGCTGAACCGTGGCCTGCGCCGCAAGCAGCAGTCTCTCCTGAAGCGCCTGCGCAAGGCAAAGAAAGAGGCTCCCCCCATGGAGAAACCAGAGGTGGTGAAGACCCATCTGAGGGACATGGTCATCCTGCCTGAGATGGTCGGGTCCATGGTTGGAGTGTACAACGGCAAGACTTTCAACCAGGTTGAAATCAAGGTGAGTTTGTCAGTCAAGTGGGAGtgagagcatgtgtgtttgtttaatcccGTCTCTCTTAGACCACCTATTATTACTTTTGCCACATCCCTGCGAAGAAACGGCACTTGCACAAATGTTGGCGATGACGTTGGGGGCTAACGTAGTACATCATGGGCAGGAATTTTAATAAATGCACAGTAAGGTGAGGGTGTATTGTATTGTGTATCAGAATTCACAGCTCAAATATCTGCAGTTGTACCAATTTTGTAGACGTTTATAATTCCTTGTCAGTGTGGGACTGCACGTTGTGCACAAAGCCATTATCTCCCACTAATTAATGACAGGGCAGTCTGCAGAAGGTTAAGCTGTGACAACGTTTTTTATCTTGGCATGTTATGGCTGAAATACATGGAAAGCAGTGCGACATGTCTGCCGTAGAAAGCCCGCAGCAAACCGCATCTACCATAAACAACTGAAGCTGTTACACGGACTATGGAAGCCACATGCCCGCGCGGGCTTCAGCTGGCTCTTCTGTTTTTATGAGGCCGGTCTGTTTCTTTTCAGGTAAAAACTGCGCAGAACAgtgttaaaactgtttaaatctgTTATTATAAAGGTTTCAAATGTATACCTCATTGTACCAGAGTTACTGCAACACAGCTGAGTAACCTTGTGGATTTTCTTACATtccacattaaaataaatctatcAAACCAACGCGTCTTGTCGTTGAAACGATCCAGTTATTCAGTATCGCTTGAAATAGTCCATGCTTttaaaactcaaacacacagtgcaggtaaaaaaaaactctacttTACTCCACCATGGCCTCGTGAAGCGCTGTGTCCTTGCCGCGTGTACTTG comes from the Plectropomus leopardus isolate mb chromosome 12, YSFRI_Pleo_2.0, whole genome shotgun sequence genome and includes:
- the rps15 gene encoding 40S ribosomal protein S15 yields the protein MADTEIKKKRTFRKFTYRGVDLDQLLDMSYEQLMQLYCARQRRRLNRGLRRKQQSLLKRLRKAKKEAPPMEKPEVVKTHLRDMVILPEMVGSMVGVYNGKTFNQVEIKPEMCGHYLGEFSITYKPVKHGRPGIGATHSSRFIPLK